TTTCCGTAATaatctttgtaaaaattgatgaacgaaacgattttctgagaaacgattttttttgtaCGAATTTCGTACGAATGAAGTCTCATTGGTTGCTGCAGTGAATCTCTTATTCGAGGACGAAGAATGACGATctgcgataaaaattaataaaattcttaaaatgggATGTGGAACGGCAGATGCGTCTTTCTTGGTCCTTCGATTGGTTGGAAgtaaaatatcacaaaaaatggaaaatggtGTTGTATTcataatcgaattttcaaaacttttcgTGACCATTTTTTCTTGATTCCCCCTGTCTCACGCAGGCAAACCTTGTAAAACTAATCCCCGATCCCGCTCCCCATCATCGACACTAATTGTTCGtcctttttaacaaatataacaaaacttACGTCTTACTAATCGAGATTAGCGATGCGGAAAGCCCCAGTagttaattcgaatttttgaaagcAAGTAAAATTAGAAAGTTAAAATACTTGAAAAGGTCGAAAAACCTGCTGCGGCATTCTGTATTTGCAAAGTGTTTCATAATTCCTCACCAAATGACTTTTGcttcaaaatatctttaaatatatgtatttttatctcaattttaCAAGagagaatgataattttaatgccaagataataaagaaaggTAATTTCTTcagaaatctttattttctttttattttgttgttaatgataaatgataatttattctatttaatttattttattctaaattatagaattaataaatatagtaataaataataatagcaaataataatgaaaataattaataaagaaaaaattttaaatcgcgttataaaaattgaaatttagtaCTAAAAGTTTGTATAGGTGGCGTATGATTCTGAATTACATGAGAACGACATCTCTGAGAAATTACGACAATCGATGTATAACTACTACTCAATCGATATAGTAGAAGGTACATGGAGTTTATATTGCGCGTGCGTATAAAATATGTCATAATCAGCTGATTAAATCAGATGAAAAGATGGCTGGCATGCAGCTGACTCCTTTCGGTGTCAGATAACTGTCAAAAGAAATAGCTTCTATCTATAGCTTTTCGTTTactatatcaataaaattttgcttcAAATGTGTAAATAGATAATTGTAGTACAACATGGCATTTCTAGAGgttcatttaataatctattgagatattttgtatatttttttttgtgatttatACTTAACCTCACTCTCTGTAGTTCAAgacaaaaaatcaattatttttcagtgGAGACGCTTCAATTTCTTCGatcttaaaaaagaagttGACGGTGGAAAAGTAGCTACGGCACTTGGTGTgagttattttcaatttaaatgcaattttttctgACATTCTTTTCGAACATAGGTTAAGATATCGTGCTCgatgtatatcatatattttgttaatcagGATGCTCAAGTAACAGCAGCTACGAGCGGTAATGGAACTTTAGTGTTCGGAGATAATACAGGCAATGTGCATTTAGTAAATAGGACTTACGATGTTATCACATTTCGCGCTTATGATCTTACATTAACATTAGCTCAACAAGTTCAACATTCCACTTTTCTATTCACCATTGGTGTTagtattatttcattactGTTACAGATTTAttacaaagatattttataagatattgaaaagtttatttatttaggaaGATGAACCAGGTTGTAATCCTACTATAAAGGTATGGAATTTAGCTAAACCAGATAAACAAGGCAATCCAACATGTGTCCGTATAAGTAGAGCTATACCAAGTTACAGAGGAGTTCCTGCAACTGCTCTGTGTGTGCATACTAGTCTTACATTAATGGCTGTTGGTTTTGGAGATGGGTCTATTATGCTTTAtaggtaaatttatataaatatcaattttcttttaattttctaacaatttttaatacatagtTTTTGATTCTTAGGGGTGATTTAActagagaaagaagaaacaagataaaagttttaaaagttaCCAATGTTTCCATTACTGGTTTAGCAATAAGATCTAGTGGCaaacaaaatcatttatttgttGCCACAACAAATagtgtttttttatataatattactgttaaggataaagaatttaaatcccCCTTAGACACTATGGGTTGCGCTAGAAAATGTAGTGTTCTTGCAGAATCCATGCAAGATAGTCATTTCATGATTGGTCGTaatgatgtaataatattaaaaaaatttcattatagaacatataaaaaatattctcttattaataattttattttatattaggcAATTTATTGTTACACACCAGATGGTAGAGGTCCTTGTTATGCAGTAGAAGgtcaaaaaattatgttagaaTGGTTCAGAAGTTATCTAGTTATTATAGCAAAAGAAGCTGCTAATGTTCCAAGAACAACAACTACTATTTCTGCGAAACCAAGGcaagaatatttcatatgtttataatttttataaataagaattaattcttaaactattatatctatttatagtaCTATAGAGCCAATACCTCCAGGTGTAGATAAACATATGATCACAGTTCtcgatatacaaaataaatttattgtattttcggCATCAATGTTGTCTGTACAAGCTGTTCTATCAGAATGGGGtggattttttatacttaGTGGTGAcaataaactttataatttggATGAAAAAGATTTGCAATCGAAATTAGCattacttttcaaaaaaaatttatatgatgtaTCTATAAGGTAggcaatgaaatatttaattaaatttataaaaaatattttttaattaaaattataaaaaatattttttaattaaaattataaaaaattataaaaaacattttgataataatttaatattacattatttttagaatagcTAAAAATCAACAATATGATGCTGAAGGACTTGTTGATATATTTCGACAATATGGCgatcatttatattcaaaaggaGATCATAATGGAGCAAtagaacaatatattaaaactattggAAAATTAGAACCATCGTacgtaattagaaaatttttagattctcAACATATAGATAATCTAACAACTTACTTACAAGCTTTACATAAAAATGGACAAGCAACAGAAGATCATACAACTTtactattaaattgttatacaaAACTTAATCATacagataaattaaaagaatttattatggtaaataattattgatttgaatataatattaattttgaaacgattattttatcttatattgtattattctataattctagACAAAAGATAGGGAAGTTGATTTTGATGttgaaattgcaataaaagtTTGTCGTCAAGCATCACCGGAAGATGCCTTATTACTTGCACAAAAACATGGTCGTCATGAATGTTATCTTCGTATTCAAATAGAAGATAAACAGGAATATAAAAAGGCATTAGAATATATTGCAACTTTAGAATTTGAAGAGGTATAttcacaatataaaaaatttaattcattttattaattttaatcaattttttaggcAGAATCtaacatgaaaaaatatggTAATATTCTCATAGAAAATGTACCAGATGAATCGactcaatttttaaaagcttTATGCACTAATTATAGACCTTCCAATAAACCACTTGTAGATCaggtaaaattaaatgatcaaGAAAATAgcttaataatatagattaataatataaatataataaaaacactatttctaataatttatttgatttaggAAACGTTATATGGTAACATATGCCAAGATGTTGATAAAGCTAATCCAGaagattttattcatttgtttttaaataattcagaacGTCTTGTAGAATTCTTAGAACATTTAGTGAAAACTCATAGCAAGTTAGTATATTAattcagatattaaaaaagaaaattcagtttgtattttaaattagatgtttttttaatacttagaTGGAGTACTttagtatataatacattagtAGAGCATTATCTTCATGTATGGTCGGCTTTAAATGATGATGTGACGAAAGTACaatatgaacaaaaaattgttcgacTTTTACAAAATTCGGAAGCTTGTTATGATAAAgatcaaatattaatcttatgcTATCAACATAATTTCAAACGCggtttactttttctttacgaagaaaataaattgtaagttgaaataatttatataatctgttacaattcgaaattttattttatattatattatattatagatatcagGAAATATTACGATTTCATTTACGTGAAGGAGATAATGAGCAAATCTTAGCTACGTGTAAACGATTTGGACATCAAGATCCAAATTTATGGGTTCAAGCTTTGTGGAGTGTTGCAAGAAGTAAAGAAGCACCAGCTAAGCTTCTTGCAGATATATTAGCATACATAGGTATatgtaaaattcaatttaattgttttaattgtgtataatatattataatattttaaaaaaaaattatatacagctCAGGAAAGATTATTATCACCATTGATGGTTATTGATGCAATTTCTACTTCACTTTCCTGTACCTTGGGAGATATAAGAACTTATTTAAATAGCGTATTATTAACAGAACATAAACAAACTCAAGCAGATATGGAATTGACTGAAAAATATCGAGCAGATActcaaaaaattcgagaacaaatagaatcaattaaaagtaatactaTAATCTTTCAAGGATCGCGTTGTAGTGCTTGTCATCATCAATTAGAACTTCCCTCGGTACATTTTATGTGTCAGCATTCATATCATCAACAGTAAGTATAgagtatcaaatataataatatttgagcattctaatatatctttattttattttcattatagttGTTTTCAAAGCTTTtcggaaaatgaaaatgaatgtcCAGCTTGTTtaccaaataataaaaaattgttggatATTATAAAAGCGCAAGAACAATCAAAAGATCTTCACGAAACATTTCATAGTCTATTAGATCGAGCAGAAGATCCATTTTCATTAGTTGCTGACTATTTCGGTCGCGgagtctttaaaaaattaatggtgATCACGGATAATGATAAATCATTATCCACATTTGAggaatcaaaattgaattatggACCAGGTGCAGAAGCTAGAATCAGATTAACAGAAGGTAAAACTACAACGTtaggtaaataaaattttactaaactaaaaaattttattatttgatattattttatatttataaaatataatatttttaatataaattaaatattattttattattttaggaaAAACTGAAACTCGTCGTccttatgataatttttctacaataaCGGATGATCGATTGCGATCATTTCCAAAATCAGATCTTTATTCTTCGTCCTTAGAAGCAAATATCTCTGGTACGGCCAGTGACATATCTACACCACGAGGAAATTCAAGAAAAGCTTCTCCAATACCTATACGAGAAGCTCGCATTCTAAATAGTACAACACCAAAATCATCACCAAttcaaaaatcttatatacCACCGAAAACACCAATTGTACCATCTAATCCATTTGGAACAGATGATTATGATGAATCAAAAAATCCATTTTCCGAAGATAAAGATGATGACACTAATCCTTTTAAAGATAACGACGATACAAATCCATTTAatgatgatgacgatgatTATAACAAGAACTTAAATCCTTTTGGTAgataaattgcatttattatattcatctgttttaatcattaaatttatgaatcattaaataagaaaatcatgaaaaaagatattataaatgttactGTCACGTATGAAAGTGTAAATTCATATtagtttttatcaatataattaagacAGTATAATTCTTGTTAAAGGACACAATTTAAATgtatcatgaatttttttattacttttccattttatatatcatataatattattatacatcgtataataatgatatttttggtgcttcattgaaaattgtaaaatgaaatgttataatcatataaaaaaactaagaCATATGTaggtatattaaataatttattgtatatattcatttgtgTATATcacgtttaaattttaacatatatattctacaaaaTATCTATCACTATCTTATTCattgatatgaaatataaaaaatactttacattttacaaaaaaatatatctattaaaatgagtgttttccaaataataattaataaataagttattcataaaacaaaaacatttaattatatatgattcaaAGTATGTTTCCATTCATATATTTGATCACTTATTCTAAAAGCATTCCAATAATCAATAGTTTCTGGAGATCGTGGCTTTACAGAAACAGGAGTACAATATTCATCAATAGATATAGGtgtaaaaaaatcagaaagtATTGGCACAACATCTTTTTGCCTTGGTTCTGGATCTTTACTACGAGTTAATCTACTTGGCAATTGATTTTCATCTATAGATAAATCcaccaaatttttataaattatttcatcaagTGGAAAATCTAAAGCAGTAGAAAtctgaaatagaaaatataagagaataactcttgtttgaataattgtaagctattattttttttattacctttccacttataagatttttatatgaagCTGGCAAATGTTCAATATCAGTTataactttttgtttttttagttcatttaatttactaattgtatacataattgaattatattctgGTTTTGCTAATTCTTTTCCACAAATAAGTGGTTTTACATGAATGTTTTcatcaatttctaaaaattttaaattatctgcTGTCTTTTCTATTCCTGGATTAATACAAGGCTTTATTTTGGAACCAATTATATCTCTTATTACAGTTTTTTTAACAGGAGTCTTAGattcaacttttttatatttataacatggCATAACACCAACAATaggttttgaattttttttagttgtaactgaaatagattttttatttgtagcaTTTAGCTTCTTTGTATTAGTACTAGAAGAATAAAgtctatttttatgttttaaaatatctaaatttggAGATTTTATAGTTACACTCttaactttctttttatcaattgttattttattttctttttcttttgtacttttcatgcaatttttctttgaaacattagcttcttttgttttttcatatttttctgatttaaatgttttacttttattttcattttgttgaATAGAAGTagctgaaattattatattatcacttaaagatttaatagaatttttgggCATATCAACttccttaaaattttctttaatattttgaatgttaCTAGCATCGTTTAAGGGAACGTGATTATCAACAAcgttcgtatttttattttcattattaccagatttttcatttaatttcattaatttaataggtTTATCCAcctttataatacttataattttcggtttattcaattttttaatatttttttcatcagtagacattttaatatatagtttataatataaaattttaaattattaaattcgtcAAAAGTAACATAAAAGAGCACTAGAACATACAAATAGTCAAAACATAACCTCAAGACAAAGAAGTTTTAAATGgtgttaaataattgatagggtagattatagaataatattaattcataacaaAACGATAACGttcattttccaatattaatttttttgcgaTATTCAATTGAAAGGTCTATTAAACATAGGTTAGTTGACGAAAAGACAATCGTACTAACCGCGTGTATTGTTACGATTGcaacttgttaaaaaaataatttattccaattgcaactgtttaataacaatagtattataatttataatattaatagtatttatgACAGGAAATATATCGTACGAAAATATGGACTCTTATGaggtaatttattcattattatttataatattcaattgtaagtaaaaatattgttcactaggttaggttagaacaatggtttattataaatgtaatattcttatttacttaataaaatatgtataacatttttgtttatttaacagAATCCTGAATTTTTGCcactggaaaatttaaaattaaaggttAAAACTAATGGTGTTGTAGAAACTATAGATGCTTTGGTATGTAAATAACAatgtttgtaaatatatatattatcgtatattatatttttattataaataatattattttattataaatgatattaaacgatttactaaaaatgaaattaaatgatttttaattaacaaattttattatttttaatttgttttaatttaaattttaaaattaaaattttattaaattttgttatgtattaaaatattaaaaattttttaaaatccttatgtaatcaatgaatttacaataaacataaaatttgtttttcttaaaactttttagagtaaaaaatggaaaaataaccACTATTTCTTGCATTATGAAGctcctaatatatataatgatgacggaattgaaattgaaggaGCAAAAGAACGTTGGAtggaaattgttaattatatgattaatgatttaaaatggcTTCTTAGTCTTCCATTCTATAGGTaagcataattaaaaaaaatattgatttatattgaaaatatattgaaatattgattatatattgaaatatatatatatatatttattagtagtATATTTGtactattttgtattatatattctttatataggTTTTGGTCAAACATTATATTCAATCcctcaatattaaatacattagtATCTTTTCTTCAAGAAGCACCACCATTTTATgctttagaaaattttcctcCAGATATGCTGCaacttttagaaatattaagtCGTTATGTACTTATAACTTTTACACGACTGATTACAAATAaggaaaattcaaaagaatatatgGGCCGTCCTTTTTTTGGAAACTTATTATatgagaattatatatttacaattccaattatttttgatctttGTCAATTTTATGGTCGagaaaatccaaaaataatggaaaaaattttaaattgtttatttatattagaaccACGGTACAATAATGATCTTCAAAAAACTATTCCTTGCCTTATAgaggtaatataataaatatagtttataaaataattaatctttttttaaaataatactaaaaatagtaaatttagattattaattcaGGCATTTGAAGATGTTGAAAGAAAGTTTGGTCATTGTTCTACTCATACTAATGCAATATCAACAAATTCTACGAAacttacattatttaatttggaagatatgatattatacattttagatatatcttcaactatcgaaatatttttgaaaaattatcctcCTGCAGCAAATGTATTTCATAGAGAggattttatgaaaaagtaagtaaattaAACCGTaagatattcttattattattattactttcttaatcttttttttaattatttttaataatttattctattattatttttttaacatttattagacttgtttcaatatatgaaaatacaattcctgaaatgtataaattattagatgatTTGGCatataatgatgaaaatatgcCAAAATATATGGAATTAAAACATCGTTTAGATGtattaagaattgaaattttaaatatttttcatattatcatacaagaaccaatattaaatatccaagaaaatatgtaagtgcataattatataagttagaaaatttgtttgtctctgtctgtctgtctgtctgtctgtctgtctgtctgtctgtctgtctctctctctctctctctctctctctctctctctctctctctctctctctttctctttctatctatctatctatctctatctcacattatatttaatgtaatataattataacatctaGAAATACcataaaggaagaagaaattaagaaacaagTGGATGAATATCTTGATTTATTAAGTTCTgtaatttctgaaaaagaatttgttaCAGATTATGACCAATTTTATCCTATTAAATTCgacttaaatatattatcggcCCTTTGTTCCGATccgtatcctttttttttaatgattaatttttaatgattaaattttttaaatatgattttaatgattatagaaataatatattacaaaatttttctttaacaaatatttagtgatcaaataaattataattatataatacaatcagTCAATGCAATTATTGGTAAAtccaatgatttattaaatatattttctaatataagtgtaagtatataatatacaataatttttataaaatatattttgttaatattttcacaaaatattattttttttttataggaagcTGCAGCTGGACCTAGTGGTATTTCAAGTCAAATGGCCatatctgaaaatataaattcttcaaataagaatcaaaaacctataacaaaaaattgtgTTGAATTAGCTTCTCTTGTTAGTGaagttaaagatatattacatGATTtagatgaatatttcattgaggtaattatcttattataaaaaaattattatgaaaatatatctaatgagattgattttatagataagtttaaagtattataattataatacagaagaattaataaatgcaattttagAACAATCTTTACCCACAGAATTAAAAGAGTTAAAAGACTTAAGACATTCACAAATGTCTATTTCACCAATTTACACAGTAAgagcattttattattagattataaaaataaaaaaaaattaatatattgagtaATGTATATAAcacataattttatcattcttttagGAAACTTTAAACAatcaaaatttagattataattttgaaacattgaatgtatatgataatagtaataatgataataatgatattaaatttgaaaataatgatattaaatttgataataatgatgttAAAActcaagaaattataaatatatctaaagattatataatcaaaaagtaAGGattcaaagataattattatgaattttatataatccataaaaaaatatttatttgtaaataatataattatattcgataacatttataaaattatattactttaaagaatttaatataattaaaacgaaatttcttACAGTTACGATCTTGTCACAGATGTTTATGATGACGAGTATGATGATACATATGACAATCGTGATGTACGCGGAAATACTCAAGATGATTCTACTGAAATAGATAGGCCTTTTACTATACCAAgagtttgtatttatataattttatacatatatattctaataatattaatatgccatatatatcaattaattacataaaaattaataacaacaaataaataataattttagattcttCGGGATAGACAAAAAGTTGAAACTGTAAGCGAATCAATAtcagatgatgatgatgatgatgatgatgacgatgatgTAAGGAATAGTCAAAATGGAAAAGACTTTGTACAAAATCCAGAAGAATTACGTGCTAAAGCAGAGCAACGAAGACAAATGCGAGATAGTAGAATTGCACCAAATGTGATTGGTATAATTTGTTtacaatctaataaaatttaaataatcatttatatttactaataatattaaaataatatcttttatttatatataggtaATCCTAAAGGTCATGGACAAAAGAAAgacgttttatataataggCAGCAGAAAAATGTTAGAAAAGCAAAACATGCTAATCATAATCGTCGTTCTGGTGCTCAGTTTAAACGAAATCAAGGAATGATtccatcataaatttaattatatttttacaatttgaattgtaaatactgccatataataaatacaaatgataCATTCgtacctatatatatacatatatatatgtatgtatgtatatatatatatatatatatatatatatacatacatatatatattatatatatattatatatatatatatatataaaatatatagaattcgaTTCCTTTAACatgtaaattattgtaatttttgtaaaatactcatttgaaaaattcttataatttttaatggtcTTTAACAATTGTAAGACctcttattctatttatttggTTAGCCATGGCTTGTTGGTATTCATTTTCAGGTATCATAGCACTAGATGGTGATTCTGAAGCATTTGGTATTGGCATTAAATGTGTGAATAAATGTGTTGTGCTTCCATAGTAATCTAATTGTATCATGATTAGGGCATGTATGCTAGGTTTGATGTATTCTAATCTTTTGTCTAAAAA
This region of Apis mellifera strain DH4 linkage group LG14, Amel_HAv3.1, whole genome shotgun sequence genomic DNA includes:
- the LOC410493 gene encoding vacuolar protein sorting-associated protein 11 homolog isoform X1 → MAFLEWRRFNFFDLKKEVDGGKVATALGDAQVTAATSGNGTLVFGDNTGNVHLVNRTYDVITFRAYDLTLTLAQQVQHSTFLFTIGEDEPGCNPTIKVWNLAKPDKQGNPTCVRISRAIPSYRGVPATALCVHTSLTLMAVGFGDGSIMLYRGDLTRERRNKIKVLKVTNVSITGLAIRSSGKQNHLFVATTNSVFLYNITVKDKEFKSPLDTMGCARKCSVLAESMQDSHFMIGRNDAIYCYTPDGRGPCYAVEGQKIMLEWFRSYLVIIAKEAANVPRTTTTISAKPSTIEPIPPGVDKHMITVLDIQNKFIVFSASMLSVQAVLSEWGGFFILSGDNKLYNLDEKDLQSKLALLFKKNLYDVSIRIAKNQQYDAEGLVDIFRQYGDHLYSKGDHNGAIEQYIKTIGKLEPSYVIRKFLDSQHIDNLTTYLQALHKNGQATEDHTTLLLNCYTKLNHTDKLKEFIMTKDREVDFDVEIAIKVCRQASPEDALLLAQKHGRHECYLRIQIEDKQEYKKALEYIATLEFEEAESNMKKYGNILIENVPDESTQFLKALCTNYRPSNKPLVDQETLYGNICQDVDKANPEDFIHLFLNNSERLVEFLEHLVKTHSKWSTLVYNTLVEHYLHVWSALNDDVTKVQYEQKIVRLLQNSEACYDKDQILILCYQHNFKRGLLFLYEENKLYQEILRFHLREGDNEQILATCKRFGHQDPNLWVQALWSVARSKEAPAKLLADILAYIAQERLLSPLMVIDAISTSLSCTLGDIRTYLNSVLLTEHKQTQADMELTEKYRADTQKIREQIESIKSNTIIFQGSRCSACHHQLELPSVHFMCQHSYHQHCFQSFSENENECPACLPNNKKLLDIIKAQEQSKDLHETFHSLLDRAEDPFSLVADYFGRGVFKKLMVITDNDKSLSTFEESKLNYGPGAEARIRLTEGKTTTLGKTETRRPYDNFSTITDDRLRSFPKSDLYSSSLEANISGTASDISTPRGNSRKASPIPIREARILNSTTPKSSPIQKSYIPPKTPIVPSNPFGTDDYDESKNPFSEDKDDDTNPFKDNDDTNPFNDDDDDYNKNLNPFGR
- the LOC410493 gene encoding vacuolar protein sorting-associated protein 11 homolog isoform X2 — protein: MAFLEWRRFNFFDLKKEVDGGKVATALGDAQVTAATSGNGTLVFGDNTGNVHLVNRTYDVITFRAYDLTLTLAQQVQHSTFLFTIGEDEPGCNPTIKVWNLAKPDKQGNPTCVRISRAIPSYRGVPATALCVHTSLTLMAVGFGDGSIMLYRGDLTRERRNKIKVLKVTNVSITGLAIRSSGKQNHLFVATTNSVFLYNITVKDKEFKSPLDTMGCARKCSVLAESMQDSHFMIGRNDAIYCYTPDGRGPCYAVEGQKIMLEWFRSYLVIIAKEAANVPRTTTTISAKPSTIEPIPPGVDKHMITVLDIQNKFIVFSASMLSVQAVLSEWGGFFILSGDNKLYNLDEKDLQSKLALLFKKNLYDVSIRIAKNQQYDAEGLVDIFRQYGDHLYSKGDHNGAIEQYIKTIGKLEPSYVIRKFLDSQHIDNLTTYLQALHKNGQATEDHTTLLLNCYTKLNHTDKLKEFIMTKDREVDFDVEIAIKVCRQASPEDALLLAQKHGRHECYLRIQIEDKQEYKKALEYIATLEFEEAESNMKKYGNILIENVPDESTQFLKALCTNYRPSNKPLVDQETLYGNICQDVDKANPEDFIHLFLNNSERLVEFLEHLVKTHSKWSTLVYNTLVEHYLHVWSALNDDVTKVQYEQKIVRLLQNSEACYDKDQILILCYQHNFKRGLLFLYEENKLYQEILRFHLREGDNEQILATCKRFGHQDPNLWVQALWSVARSKEAPAKLLADILAYIAQERLLSPLMVIDAISTSLSCTLGDIRTYLNSVLLTEHKQTQADMELTEKYRADTQKIREQIESIKSNTIIFQGSRCSACHHQLELPSVHFMCQHSYHQHCFQSFSENENECPACLPNNKKLLDIIKAQEQSKDLHETFHSLLDRAEDPFSLVADYFGRGVFKKLMVITDNDKSLSTFEESKLNYGPGAEARIRLTEGKTETRRPYDNFSTITDDRLRSFPKSDLYSSSLEANISGTASDISTPRGNSRKASPIPIREARILNSTTPKSSPIQKSYIPPKTPIVPSNPFGTDDYDESKNPFSEDKDDDTNPFKDNDDTNPFNDDDDDYNKNLNPFGR
- the LOC113219222 gene encoding uncharacterized protein LOC113219222; its protein translation is MSTDEKNIKKLNKPKIISIIKVDKPIKLMKLNEKSGNNENKNTNVVDNHVPLNDASNIQNIKENFKEVDMPKNSIKSLSDNIIISATSIQQNENKSKTFKSEKYEKTKEANVSKKNCMKSTKEKENKITIDKKKVKSVTIKSPNLDILKHKNRLYSSSTNTKKLNATNKKSISVTTKKNSKPIVGVMPCYKYKKVESKTPVKKTVIRDIIGSKIKPCINPGIEKTADNLKFLEIDENIHVKPLICGKELAKPEYNSIMYTISKLNELKKQKVITDIEHLPASYKNLISGKISTALDFPLDEIIYKNLVDLSIDENQLPSRLTRSKDPEPRQKDVVPILSDFFTPISIDEYCTPVSVKPRSPETIDYWNAFRISDQIYEWKHTLNHI